One part of the Ralstonia pickettii genome encodes these proteins:
- a CDS encoding heavy metal response regulator transcription factor, producing the protein MKILVIEDEARTAEYLLKGLTESGFVVDIAANGMDGAHLASEVRYDLILLDVMLPGADGWSVIKMIRQKSDVPVLFLTARDDVADRVRGFELGADDYLVKPFAFAELLARIRRCLRQSSGRESEHLSVGDLDIDVLGRKVVRAGVKVELTSQEFVLLHLLARRSGEVLSRTSIASHVWDVNFDTDTNVVDVAIRRLRAKLDEPFDTKLIHTVRGMGYVLDPHRGK; encoded by the coding sequence TTGAAAATACTGGTCATCGAGGACGAGGCTCGAACCGCGGAATACCTGCTCAAGGGCCTGACTGAATCCGGATTTGTTGTCGATATTGCCGCAAACGGCATGGACGGGGCGCATCTCGCCAGCGAGGTGCGGTACGACCTGATCCTGCTGGATGTCATGCTGCCGGGTGCAGACGGCTGGAGCGTGATCAAGATGATCCGGCAGAAGAGTGATGTCCCGGTTCTGTTTCTGACGGCGCGGGATGACGTGGCCGATCGGGTACGTGGTTTCGAACTCGGCGCCGACGACTACTTGGTGAAGCCGTTCGCGTTTGCCGAACTGCTCGCCAGAATTCGCCGCTGCCTGCGGCAAAGCAGCGGTCGCGAATCCGAGCATCTGAGCGTCGGCGATCTCGATATCGATGTCCTTGGCCGCAAAGTCGTACGCGCCGGCGTCAAGGTGGAGTTGACCAGCCAGGAGTTCGTCCTGCTCCATCTGTTGGCTCGCCGCAGTGGGGAGGTGCTTTCCCGCACGTCCATCGCCTCGCACGTCTGGGATGTCAACTTCGATACCGACACGAACGTCGTGGACGTGGCGATACGCCGTCTTCGCGCCAAGCTCGATGAGCCGTTCGATACCAAACTGATCCATACCGTCCGGGGCATGGGTTATGTCCTTGATCCTCATCGCGGAAAATGA
- a CDS encoding porin — translation MKRTALSVAAAIALMGAGAANAATTAQLEQKLDAMAAQIEALKAELKEVKAQNATLATQQQTQAKAQAQQTAALQDVQQTVQTAQLASTRPSPLDNLTLWGYGEANYSRPTRRSEDTKFDLARAVFGIGYKFDDKTRFNSEFEIEHAITSATDSGEFEVEQFYIDHKLTDKIGLNAGLFLIPAGFINRNHEPTNYYGVHRNFVETLIIPSTWREGGLSLYGDTDFGLNWNVGLTTGLDLAKWNFNPENPLFKSALEMQNNAIAPMQTSHQELGLANAKNLSQYVALNYTGISGVTLGGSVFTGKSSRSSTEAVLPEQRATLYEAHARWTPGKWDLSALYARGTFSNTAAANQLNPGAANPMPAAFYGWYAQAAYNLWQKGDYRFAPFVRYERYNMAEKYEGLAPGFTMPAGWPSLSDTVYTIGANFYLNPNVVFKVDYQRFKQNRDFSRVDLGLGVSF, via the coding sequence ATGAAACGAACCGCCTTGTCGGTAGCCGCCGCCATTGCGCTGATGGGGGCCGGCGCAGCCAATGCCGCCACCACCGCGCAACTCGAACAGAAACTCGACGCCATGGCCGCGCAGATTGAAGCGCTCAAGGCCGAACTGAAAGAGGTGAAGGCGCAGAACGCGACGCTCGCCACGCAGCAGCAGACGCAGGCGAAGGCACAGGCACAGCAAACCGCGGCCCTGCAAGACGTGCAGCAGACCGTGCAGACGGCACAGCTCGCCTCGACCAGGCCATCGCCGCTGGACAACCTTACGCTGTGGGGCTACGGCGAAGCCAACTACAGCCGCCCGACGCGCCGTTCCGAAGACACCAAGTTCGACCTTGCGCGCGCAGTGTTCGGTATCGGCTACAAGTTCGACGACAAGACGCGCTTCAACTCCGAATTCGAGATCGAGCACGCCATCACGTCGGCCACCGACTCGGGTGAATTCGAAGTCGAGCAGTTCTACATCGACCACAAGCTGACCGACAAGATCGGCCTGAATGCGGGCCTGTTCCTGATCCCAGCGGGGTTCATCAACCGCAACCACGAGCCGACCAATTACTACGGCGTGCATCGCAACTTTGTCGAGACGCTGATCATCCCGAGCACGTGGCGTGAGGGCGGTCTCTCGCTGTACGGCGATACCGATTTCGGCCTGAACTGGAATGTGGGTCTGACTACCGGGCTGGACCTGGCCAAGTGGAACTTCAACCCGGAGAACCCGCTGTTTAAGTCCGCGCTGGAGATGCAGAACAACGCCATCGCCCCGATGCAGACCTCGCACCAGGAACTGGGGCTGGCCAACGCCAAGAACCTGTCGCAGTATGTGGCGCTGAACTACACCGGTATTTCGGGCGTGACGCTGGGCGGCTCGGTCTTCACGGGCAAGAGCAGCCGGTCGAGCACCGAAGCCGTGCTGCCTGAACAGCGCGCCACGCTGTACGAAGCGCACGCGCGCTGGACGCCGGGCAAGTGGGATCTGTCTGCCCTGTATGCACGCGGTACGTTCAGCAACACCGCTGCCGCCAATCAGCTGAACCCGGGTGCCGCCAACCCGATGCCGGCGGCGTTCTACGGCTGGTATGCACAGGCGGCCTACAACCTGTGGCAGAAGGGCGACTACCGCTTCGCGCCGTTCGTCCGCTATGAACGCTACAACATGGCCGAGAAGTACGAAGGTCTGGCTCCGGGCTTCACGATGCCTGCCGGTTGGCCCTCGCTGTCGGACACCGTGTACACCATCGGCGCGAACTTCTATCTGAACCCGAACGTGGTCTTCAAGGTGGACTACCAGCGCTTCAAGCAGAACCGCGATTTCTCTCGTGTGGATCTGGGTCTGGGCGTGTCGTTCTAA
- a CDS encoding cytochrome-c peroxidase: MKAEKCRGSSAQARLWRAARLVLSAAASAALVSGCGGGGDSASTSSPAATDGLSPMAQVGKQIFFDQTLSASGKQSCASCHDPARGFTDPNNLAVSIGGPNSDLPGLRNTPSLNYASFTPNFKIDSTGKASGGFFRDGRSASLADQAQQPFTNEFEMANASADDVLKTLLTRPYLDQFTAAFTKAGIQDSAAAMQSIGRALAAFQSEDPSFHTFDSKFDAYLAGKTTLTDAETRGLLLFNNPTKGNCNACHISTGKGSTPALFTDFTYDNVGIPRNWSIAANQEGTTLPYVPKNGLALGDPNYSYYDLGICGPLRTDFRVGGSTCGKFKVPTLRNIALTPPYFHNGVFQTLDQVVAWYITRDTDPGRWYVKADGTPDVPYNDLPVAFDGNVNVTEVPYNPGTAPSLTNQEMSDLVHFLCTLTDGFDPANPSAYRVPAQCSSTAASVGAARIQTVSASGATLSKTATSK; the protein is encoded by the coding sequence ATGAAAGCAGAGAAATGTCGAGGAAGCAGCGCACAAGCCCGGCTGTGGCGTGCGGCTCGCTTGGTGCTGTCGGCTGCGGCGTCCGCCGCGCTGGTGTCGGGATGCGGCGGTGGCGGAGATAGCGCTAGCACGTCTTCCCCCGCGGCAACAGATGGCCTGTCGCCCATGGCGCAGGTCGGCAAGCAAATCTTTTTCGATCAGACGCTCTCGGCCTCGGGCAAACAGTCTTGCGCGTCGTGCCATGACCCGGCGCGCGGTTTCACTGATCCGAACAATCTGGCCGTATCGATCGGCGGGCCGAATTCCGATTTGCCCGGCCTGCGAAACACCCCGTCGCTAAATTACGCTTCGTTCACGCCGAACTTCAAGATCGACAGTACCGGCAAGGCTTCCGGCGGTTTCTTCCGCGATGGTCGTTCGGCATCCTTGGCTGATCAGGCGCAGCAGCCGTTCACCAATGAATTCGAGATGGCCAACGCCTCGGCAGACGACGTGTTGAAGACGCTGCTGACGCGGCCGTACCTCGATCAGTTCACTGCGGCGTTCACCAAGGCCGGCATCCAGGACAGTGCGGCCGCCATGCAGAGCATCGGCCGCGCGCTGGCGGCCTTCCAATCTGAAGACCCGAGCTTCCACACCTTCGACAGCAAGTTCGACGCCTACCTCGCCGGCAAGACAACGCTGACGGATGCCGAGACGCGCGGCCTGCTGCTGTTCAACAACCCGACCAAGGGCAATTGCAACGCTTGCCATATCTCGACAGGCAAGGGCAGCACGCCGGCGTTGTTTACCGATTTCACATACGACAACGTCGGCATCCCGCGCAACTGGAGCATTGCTGCCAACCAGGAAGGCACCACGCTGCCGTACGTGCCGAAGAACGGCCTGGCGCTGGGCGATCCGAACTACAGCTATTACGACCTCGGCATCTGCGGGCCGCTGCGTACCGACTTCCGCGTAGGTGGCTCGACATGCGGCAAGTTCAAAGTGCCGACGCTACGCAACATCGCGCTGACGCCACCGTATTTCCACAACGGCGTGTTCCAGACGCTGGATCAGGTGGTGGCGTGGTACATCACGCGCGATACCGACCCCGGCCGCTGGTACGTCAAGGCCGACGGCACACCCGATGTGCCATACAACGATCTGCCGGTCGCCTTCGATGGCAACGTGAACGTGACCGAAGTGCCATACAACCCAGGCACCGCGCCGTCGCTGACGAACCAGGAGATGAGTGATCTCGTGCATTTCCTGTGCACGCTCACCGACGGATTTGATCCGGCCAACCCGTCGGCCTATCGCGTGCCAGCGCAATGCAGTTCCACCGCAGCCAGCGTGGGTGCCGCCCGTATCCAGACCGTCTCTGCCAGCGGAGCCACGCTGAGCAAGACGGCAACAAGCAAGTAA
- a CDS encoding cation diffusion facilitator family transporter, translated as MGAGHDHSHATGNERALKIALALTSTFLLAELIGGILTKSLALISDAAHMFTDAAALAIALAAIQIGKRPADKQRTFGYYRFEILAAAFNALLLFGVALYILYEAYQRLRAPAEVQSLGMLGIATIGLVVNIVSMRVLAGGREQSLNIKGAYLEVWSDLLGSIGVIFAAIVIRFTGWTWVDSAIAVLIGLWVLPRTWILLKSSINILLEGVPEDIDLPSVEQALLTIPGVRSMHDLHVWSLTSGKTSLTVHLVNEPAVNPERDILPVARDRLAERFGITHITIQFELRPCAQADAVTHFRPSEPIAAATSGQPDERHGHQGHSH; from the coding sequence ATGGGCGCAGGACATGACCACAGCCATGCAACCGGGAACGAGCGTGCATTGAAAATCGCGCTCGCGCTGACCAGCACGTTTCTGCTCGCCGAGTTGATCGGCGGCATTTTGACCAAGAGCTTGGCGCTGATCTCCGATGCCGCGCATATGTTCACGGATGCCGCGGCACTGGCCATTGCGCTCGCAGCGATCCAGATCGGCAAGCGGCCGGCAGACAAGCAGCGGACGTTCGGGTACTACCGTTTTGAGATTCTGGCGGCGGCCTTCAATGCGCTGTTGCTGTTTGGGGTAGCGCTGTACATCCTCTACGAGGCATATCAGCGCTTGCGCGCGCCTGCCGAAGTGCAATCGTTGGGCATGCTGGGGATCGCCACCATCGGCCTCGTCGTCAACATCGTCAGCATGCGAGTTCTCGCAGGCGGCCGAGAACAGAGCCTCAACATCAAGGGGGCCTACCTGGAGGTCTGGAGCGATCTGCTGGGCTCGATCGGCGTCATTTTTGCGGCGATCGTTATCCGGTTCACCGGTTGGACCTGGGTCGATTCGGCTATCGCCGTGCTGATTGGGCTGTGGGTGCTGCCTCGCACCTGGATCCTGCTCAAATCCAGCATCAACATTCTGCTTGAAGGCGTGCCAGAGGATATCGACTTACCATCCGTGGAGCAGGCGCTGTTGACAATTCCCGGCGTTCGCAGCATGCACGACCTGCATGTGTGGTCCTTGACGAGCGGCAAGACCAGCTTGACGGTGCACTTGGTCAACGAACCCGCCGTCAATCCCGAACGCGACATTCTGCCGGTCGCCCGAGACCGGCTTGCCGAACGCTTCGGCATCACGCATATCACCATCCAGTTCGAACTGCGGCCGTGCGCGCAGGCGGATGCCGTGACGCATTTCCGGCCCAGCGAGCCTATTGCTGCTGCGACGAGCGGCCAACCCGACGAACGCCACGGTCATCAAGGACACTCTCATTGA
- a CDS encoding CusA/CzcA family heavy metal efflux RND transporter, with the protein MFERIIRFAIEQRWLIILAVLGMAALGVYNYGKLPIDAVPDITNVQVQINTAAPGYSPLETEQRITYPIETVMAGLPGLEQTRSLSRYGLSQVTVIFKDGTDIYFARQLVNQRIQEAKERLPGGVTPAMGPISTGLGEIYLWTVEAEDGARKPDGAAYTPTDLREIQDWVVKPQLRNVTGVTEINSIGGYAKEYLVAPSLERLASYGLTLTDLVSALDKNNSNVGAGYIERRGEQYLVRAPGQVKSLDDIRDVIVGTAQGQPIRIRDVADVDIGRELRTGAATENGKEVVLGTVFMLIGENSRAVSQAVDKKMAEINRTLPAGVKAVTVYDRTVLVDKAIATVKKNLLEGATLVIAILFLFLGNIRAAVITAMVIPLAMLFTFTGMVSYKISANLMSLGALDFGIIIDGAVVIVENCVRRLAHAQEHHKRELTRSERFHEVFAAAREARRPLLFGQLIIMIVYLPIFALTGVEGKMFHPMAFTVVLALLAAMVLSMTFVPAAVALFIGRKVAEKENRLMEWAKHRYQPMLEASLANTPVVLTFACIAIVFCLAVASRLGSEFVPNLNEGDIAIQSLRIPGTSLSQSLEMQKQVESTLKAKFPEIERIFARTGTAEIASDPMPPNISDGYIMLKPQAQWPKPKKTKEELLSAIQAEAERIPGNNYEFSQPIQLRFNELISGVRSDVAIKIFGDDNDVLNETAGKVAAVLQGIQGATEVKIEQTTGLPMLSVNIDRQKAARYGLNMSDVQDAVAIAIGGKEAGTFFQGDRRFYILVRLPDAVRGDLEALRRLPVPLPKNGAGESKTTYIPLSEVASLDLAPGPNQVSRENGKRRIVISANVRGRDIGSFVPEAEAAIERQVKIPTGYWITWGGTFEQLQSATTRLQIVVPVALLLVFVLLFAMFNNVKDGLLVFTGIPFALTGGILALWLRGIPLSISAAVGFIALSGVAVLNGLVMLSFIRSLREEGQSLDTAIRTGALTRLRPVLMTALVASLGFVPMAIATGTGAEVQRPLATVVIGGILSSTALTLLVLPVLYRLAHRKDEAEDVERTGEMAPRSA; encoded by the coding sequence ATGTTCGAACGCATCATCCGGTTTGCCATTGAGCAACGTTGGCTTATCATCCTCGCCGTGCTCGGGATGGCAGCGCTCGGCGTCTACAACTACGGGAAGCTTCCCATCGACGCGGTGCCTGACATCACCAACGTCCAGGTGCAGATCAATACCGCGGCGCCCGGGTATTCTCCGCTGGAGACCGAGCAGCGGATCACCTACCCCATCGAGACCGTGATGGCAGGCTTGCCGGGGCTCGAGCAGACGCGCTCGCTGTCCCGGTACGGCCTGTCCCAGGTGACAGTGATCTTCAAGGACGGCACGGACATCTATTTCGCTCGCCAACTGGTGAACCAGCGGATCCAGGAGGCCAAGGAACGGCTGCCCGGCGGGGTCACACCCGCCATGGGTCCAATCTCCACGGGGCTGGGGGAAATCTACCTGTGGACCGTCGAAGCGGAAGACGGCGCTCGCAAGCCCGACGGGGCAGCCTACACGCCCACCGATCTGCGGGAAATTCAGGATTGGGTGGTCAAGCCGCAACTGCGCAACGTGACCGGCGTGACCGAAATCAATTCGATTGGTGGTTACGCCAAGGAGTACTTGGTTGCGCCCAGCCTGGAACGGCTGGCTTCCTACGGGCTGACGCTCACGGATCTGGTGAGCGCACTCGACAAGAACAACAGCAATGTCGGCGCCGGCTACATCGAGCGCCGCGGCGAGCAGTACCTCGTACGCGCCCCTGGACAGGTCAAATCGCTCGACGATATACGCGACGTCATCGTGGGCACGGCGCAAGGGCAGCCCATTCGCATCCGCGACGTCGCCGATGTTGACATCGGACGGGAGCTGCGCACCGGTGCCGCCACGGAGAACGGCAAGGAGGTCGTGCTGGGTACAGTGTTCATGCTGATCGGCGAGAACAGTCGGGCGGTATCCCAGGCCGTCGACAAGAAAATGGCGGAGATCAATCGTACGCTCCCCGCCGGCGTCAAGGCCGTGACCGTGTATGACCGGACCGTGCTGGTCGACAAGGCGATTGCTACGGTCAAGAAGAATCTGCTCGAAGGCGCGACTCTCGTTATCGCCATTCTTTTCCTGTTCCTGGGCAACATCCGCGCCGCTGTCATCACGGCGATGGTCATCCCGCTGGCGATGCTGTTCACGTTCACCGGCATGGTCAGCTACAAGATCAGCGCAAACCTGATGAGTCTGGGGGCGCTGGATTTCGGCATCATCATTGACGGCGCGGTGGTGATCGTCGAGAACTGCGTGCGTCGCCTGGCGCACGCGCAGGAGCACCACAAGCGAGAGCTGACCCGCAGCGAGCGTTTCCACGAGGTGTTCGCGGCCGCGCGGGAAGCGCGGCGACCGCTGCTCTTCGGCCAACTCATCATCATGATCGTGTACTTGCCGATCTTTGCCTTGACGGGAGTGGAGGGCAAGATGTTCCACCCCATGGCGTTCACGGTGGTACTGGCGTTGCTTGCTGCCATGGTGCTGTCCATGACGTTCGTGCCGGCGGCGGTCGCCCTGTTTATCGGGCGCAAGGTGGCGGAGAAGGAAAACCGGCTGATGGAGTGGGCCAAGCATCGCTATCAGCCGATGCTCGAAGCGTCCCTGGCCAACACGCCCGTCGTACTGACTTTCGCGTGCATTGCGATCGTCTTCTGCCTGGCCGTGGCGTCCCGGTTGGGAAGCGAGTTCGTGCCGAATTTGAACGAGGGCGACATCGCGATCCAGTCGCTGCGCATTCCCGGGACGAGCCTGTCTCAATCGCTGGAGATGCAAAAGCAGGTCGAGTCGACGCTCAAGGCCAAGTTCCCCGAGATCGAGCGCATCTTCGCCCGTACCGGGACGGCGGAAATCGCCTCCGACCCGATGCCGCCCAACATCTCGGACGGCTACATCATGCTCAAGCCGCAGGCGCAGTGGCCCAAGCCAAAGAAGACAAAAGAGGAGCTGCTCAGTGCGATTCAGGCGGAAGCTGAGAGGATTCCCGGCAACAACTACGAGTTCTCGCAGCCGATCCAGCTGCGCTTCAACGAGTTGATCTCCGGCGTTCGCTCCGATGTGGCGATCAAGATTTTCGGCGACGACAACGATGTGCTCAATGAAACAGCCGGCAAGGTTGCGGCGGTATTGCAAGGCATACAGGGTGCTACGGAAGTCAAAATCGAACAGACCACTGGGCTTCCCATGCTGTCGGTCAACATCGATCGCCAAAAGGCGGCCCGGTATGGATTGAACATGAGCGATGTGCAGGACGCGGTTGCGATTGCGATCGGCGGGAAGGAGGCAGGCACGTTCTTCCAGGGCGACCGACGGTTCTACATTCTGGTGCGCCTGCCCGATGCCGTACGGGGTGACTTGGAGGCGCTGCGCCGCTTGCCGGTGCCACTGCCCAAAAACGGTGCCGGCGAGTCGAAGACGACCTATATCCCCTTGAGTGAAGTGGCCTCGCTCGACTTGGCCCCCGGGCCAAATCAGGTGTCGCGTGAGAATGGCAAGCGCCGCATCGTCATCAGCGCCAACGTGCGAGGCCGGGACATTGGGTCGTTCGTGCCGGAGGCCGAGGCCGCAATTGAGCGGCAGGTCAAGATTCCCACTGGGTACTGGATTACCTGGGGCGGTACGTTCGAGCAATTGCAGTCTGCAACGACGCGGCTGCAGATCGTGGTGCCGGTTGCGCTGCTGCTCGTGTTTGTCCTGCTCTTTGCGATGTTCAACAACGTGAAGGACGGGCTTCTCGTGTTCACCGGCATTCCGTTTGCGTTGACTGGCGGTATTCTCGCGTTGTGGTTGCGAGGCATACCGCTCTCCATTTCGGCGGCGGTCGGCTTTATCGCGCTCTCTGGTGTCGCGGTGCTCAACGGTCTGGTGATGCTGTCGTTCATCCGGTCGCTGCGCGAAGAAGGTCAATCGCTCGATACCGCGATCCGCACCGGGGCCCTTACGCGCTTGCGGCCCGTTTTGATGACGGCGTTGGTCGCCTCGCTTGGCTTCGTCCCCATGGCCATTGCCACAGGAACGGGAGCCGAGGTGCAGCGGCCGCTTGCCACCGTGGTCATTGGCGGGATCCTTTCATCGACGGCACTGACCCTGCTGGTATTGCCGGTCCTCTATCGCCTGGCGCACCGCAAGGACGAAGCCGAGGACGTGGAGCGGACGGGCGAGATGGCACCGCGGTCCGCCTGA
- a CDS encoding heavy metal sensor histidine kinase, with translation MARSLIGRLTSLFSILVTFALASMGAYAYYALDTQLRSRDVEIIEAKLTQVSHLVRDAGSLEQTEKFEHSLFDLVRGYDGLALRLRTPQGRLVYRTADGLRSDFDLAATGSGIHDDGTWIMGKRIVEASDGVPFATVSVAKNGNDRRQVVIRLGNSIVVGILVGAVLTALLGALITRRELRPAQALIQQVHRINVERLSYRVDAPSTPTEVHEIGVAFNAMLERLESGYERLYRFSADLAHDLRTPLNNLIGHTEVALSREREVADYVTLLEDNLAEYQRLSRMIDSMLFLARADAATVELDRVPIELGTELSKLASYFAVLGEDKGVKIEVSASGSVSADLTMFRRAVGNLLSNAVRHADNGSVVSLNCQRDEDSVTVHVLNQGVPIPDKDRERVFDRFYRGDQARSHSDQSTGLGLAIVRSIMELHAGTASVATFPGSVTRFSLRFPFVD, from the coding sequence GTGGCGCGTTCACTGATCGGTCGGCTGACCTCGCTATTCTCGATCCTGGTCACGTTTGCGCTGGCTAGCATGGGGGCCTACGCCTACTACGCCCTGGATACTCAACTACGCTCGCGGGACGTAGAAATCATCGAGGCCAAGCTGACGCAGGTGAGCCACCTGGTCCGAGACGCTGGCAGCCTTGAGCAGACCGAGAAATTCGAACACAGCTTGTTCGATCTGGTCAGGGGATACGATGGTTTGGCGTTGAGACTCCGAACACCGCAAGGCAGGCTCGTCTATCGAACGGCTGACGGCCTGCGATCGGATTTCGATCTGGCTGCCACTGGGTCCGGAATTCATGACGACGGCACATGGATCATGGGGAAGCGTATCGTCGAGGCGAGTGATGGCGTACCGTTCGCCACAGTATCGGTGGCCAAGAACGGAAACGATCGGCGCCAGGTGGTGATCCGGCTGGGCAATAGCATCGTCGTCGGCATTCTGGTGGGCGCGGTTCTCACTGCGCTTCTTGGTGCCTTGATCACCCGGCGTGAACTCAGGCCAGCACAGGCACTGATTCAGCAAGTGCACCGGATTAACGTCGAACGACTCAGCTACCGCGTCGACGCCCCCAGTACGCCAACGGAAGTCCACGAAATTGGCGTCGCATTCAATGCCATGCTGGAGCGACTGGAGTCGGGCTATGAGCGGTTGTATCGTTTTTCCGCCGATCTCGCGCACGACCTGCGCACGCCATTGAATAACCTGATCGGCCACACCGAGGTGGCGCTCTCGCGTGAACGAGAAGTAGCCGACTACGTGACCCTGCTGGAGGACAACTTGGCGGAATATCAGCGCCTCTCGCGCATGATCGACTCCATGCTCTTCCTGGCGCGCGCCGATGCGGCAACGGTCGAACTGGACCGTGTGCCAATCGAGCTCGGCACCGAATTGTCCAAGCTGGCGAGTTACTTTGCCGTACTGGGTGAAGACAAGGGCGTGAAGATTGAGGTCTCGGCGTCCGGCAGTGTGAGTGCCGACCTGACCATGTTCCGGCGCGCCGTCGGCAACCTGCTCTCGAACGCGGTCCGCCATGCTGACAATGGCTCGGTCGTGAGCTTGAACTGTCAGCGTGACGAAGACTCTGTCACAGTGCACGTATTGAATCAGGGCGTCCCGATACCTGACAAGGATAGGGAACGCGTTTTTGATCGGTTCTATCGTGGCGACCAAGCGCGTTCCCACTCTGATCAGTCGACCGGTTTAGGGCTCGCCATCGTGAGATCTATCATGGAGTTGCATGCGGGCACTGCATCGGTCGCGACATTCCCTGGCAGCGTCACCCGGTTCTCACTCCGGTTTCCGTTCGTCGATTAG
- a CDS encoding DNA-binding protein, with amino-acid sequence MARAGLSRLDIKRARDSLLAQGQHPSIDAIRIALGNTGSKTTIHRYLKELEEEEGTALKRAGTTSDAILDLVGRLAARLHEEGQAVVDQQVAAATAQRQQVRAEADKLSADLAALRAELAQAHATIANVRAAQSDTQTALQQRTIEAERSAQQLQDLTARLAEHEGFRRSLEDKLQHAHQALEHFRNASKEQRDQDARRHEQQVQQLQAEIRQANQTLIVKQGEITQLNKDGARLVTEAGTAAKRVRELEMRGEQAQLALDQARADRARMEAERDALRATVQAQVGELAAARTERENMVGELAKLSALLEAQQVMLTDYRAQLGVAGPAA; translated from the coding sequence ATGGCCCGTGCCGGACTCAGTCGTCTTGACATTAAGCGTGCTCGCGATTCGCTGCTCGCCCAGGGGCAGCACCCGTCGATCGATGCGATACGTATCGCGTTGGGCAACACGGGCTCGAAGACGACCATCCACCGCTATTTGAAGGAACTGGAAGAGGAGGAAGGCACGGCGCTGAAGCGGGCTGGCACGACCTCCGACGCCATCCTGGATCTGGTCGGCAGATTGGCTGCGCGCCTGCATGAAGAAGGACAGGCGGTGGTCGACCAACAGGTTGCTGCCGCCACGGCGCAGCGCCAGCAAGTCCGGGCGGAGGCCGACAAGCTGTCCGCAGACCTCGCCGCGCTTCGCGCCGAGCTGGCGCAGGCCCACGCCACCATTGCCAACGTGCGGGCCGCGCAAAGTGACACGCAGACGGCGCTGCAGCAGCGCACCATCGAGGCTGAACGCTCGGCACAGCAGCTCCAGGACCTCACGGCCCGGCTGGCCGAGCATGAAGGCTTCCGTCGCTCGCTGGAGGACAAGCTGCAGCACGCACACCAGGCACTGGAGCACTTCCGCAATGCCAGCAAGGAGCAGCGGGATCAGGACGCCCGCCGGCACGAGCAGCAGGTTCAACAACTGCAGGCGGAAATCCGGCAGGCCAACCAGACGCTGATCGTCAAGCAGGGAGAGATCACGCAGTTGAACAAGGATGGCGCGCGGCTGGTCACCGAAGCCGGGACCGCGGCGAAGCGCGTTCGCGAGCTGGAGATGCGCGGCGAACAGGCCCAACTCGCACTCGACCAAGCGCGCGCCGATCGAGCCCGAATGGAAGCAGAGCGTGATGCTCTGCGCGCCACAGTCCAGGCGCAAGTGGGAGAGCTGGCGGCGGCGCGAACGGAACGCGAGAACATGGTTGGAGAGTTGGCCAAGCTTTCCGCGCTTCTCGAGGCGCAGCAAGTCATGCTGACCGATTACCGGGCGCAGCTCGGCGTGGCGGGCCCGGCAGCGTAA